The genomic window ACATTTTGCCATTTATGAACAAGATTGGCAACATGATTTCTTGTGCCATTTCTTGATACCGCGAAAGCAGTTACAACTTGTGGAACTTTCAATAGCTTGATTTTCCAAGCATAGACAATTCCCCAAATTCCACCACCTCCTCCTCTAATAGACCAAAACACGTCTTCCCCCATCGATTCTCGGCTCAGCAATCGCCCATTGGCATCAACAAGAAGCGCGTCGATGACATTGTCGGCCGCGAGGCCATGTTTTCTAGAGAGCAACCCAAATCCTCCCCCACCAATGTGTCCTCCAACTCCTACAGTTGGACATGACCCTGCTGAGAAGCCGTGTTCATTGCTGGCTCGCGAGATGGCATAATAGGTCTCTCCTAATGTTGCACCACCTTCAACCATTGCTGTCTCTGTCTCCATATCCACCCAAACATGGTTCAAATTCATCATGTCAATGATGGTGAAGAGTGATCCATCGTCGGAAACTGAGGAAGTACCTTCGTAGCTATGTCCACCACACCTCACTCTGATTCCAAAGGAGAATTCTCTGCAGCATGCTACACTTCTCTGTAGCTGCTCCAAACTCTCTGGAAGTACTATTGCTACAGGCTTAGGAACTGCACCCCCGGCGAACCGGAGATTCTGAATGGAAAAATTCAGAATCTTGAAGTAATCATGAGCTGATGACTTATCGTAATCCTTGTAAGGGAAAGTGGTGAAGTTGTTGATGTTGTGATTGGCCAAACAAGAAGTGAAGTCACTTACTAGTGAAGAAGTAGTAGATAAAGTACAATGAGACAAATCAAAACACAGGAAAGGGAAACATAGGAGGCACAAGATTTTGTTGAAGTTGAACATGGTTTAAGCTTGTAATTGGTGAAGGACAAGTTTAAGGTTTATGGACACTAAATTGGAGAATGGATTTAAtggtttaatagaaaaaataaaatggaTTATGCATATGTTTGTGGCCGGCcatagtttaattttgattgtTGGAAAGTTTGTTAGAAATTAAACTCTTTAATTACGACAGAATCAATAATCTGCCATGGATAAGAGACAAACTAATACTCCCCTTCTTTTATCAATGCTCACTAAGAAGAAATAATGTTTTGTGACTAAGAAAGCAAAATTTAtggaaaaaattataacaaaCCACCATAGCATTTGAGGTCAGAGGACAGTGATTATCTCTTATGTCTTGTTTTAATTAACTTTAATATATttacagaaaagaaaaaatatgggAATGAAATAACATAACACAATGTTGAGTTACACCAATGAGGTTTGATGTGATAAAATTTTGACTTCTCAAAAATAACTNNNNNNNNNNNNNNNNNNNNNNNNNNNNNNNNNNNNNNNNNNNNNNNNNNNNNNNNNNNNNNNNNNNNNNNNNNNNNNNNNNNNNNNNNNNNNNNNNNNNNNNNNNNNNNNNNNNNNNNNNNNNNNNNNNNNNNNNNNNNNNNNNNNNNNNNNNNNNNNNNNNNNNNNNNNNNNNNNNNNNNNNNNNNNNNNNNNNNNNNNNNNNNNNNNNNNNNNNNNNNNNNNNNNNNNNNNNNNNNNNNNNNNNNNNNNNNNNNNNNNNNNNNNNNNNNNNNNNNNNNNNNNNNNNNNNNNNNNNNNNNNNNNNNNNNNNNNNNNNNNNNNNNNNNNNNNNNNNNNNNNNNNNNNNNNNNNNNNNNNNNNNNNNNNNNNNNNNNNNNNNNNNNNNNNNNNNNNNNNNNNNNNNNNNNNNNNNNNNNNNNNNNNNNNNNNNNNNNNNNNNNNNNNNNNNNNNNNNNNNNNNNNNNNNNNNNNNNNNNNNNNNNNNNNNNNAATTATATCATACCTTTTAACTTGAAAAAAcaccaattaaatttaaaaagtatCTTCATAGCCTTCAAAAACATGTTATACAAATTTATTTGCAAGTTAATTGTAGTGTACAAAACTTTCCTTGAGAAGGAACTATATCATCATTTATTATTGCAGATTTAAGATACTTAAACTTTTCTGCTTGacctttttataaatataaaagaaGTAACAAGACAATAATTGGAACGTTTCCTAACAAAATCAAAGTTACGTATTTGAATATGAGAGATGCTGCATATATGAGGGTGTATTTTAACTAAAAGACAATTAAGTTTGCCGGCTCAGAAGTAATAAGAACACAAAATTGTTATGGCCTGCAATCTTTGCTTTTATCCGAGGGAGCCACTCAGATAAAGATatttaaaacgtctttttttaaagatattttttaataattaaaatttaacatatataatcgattaaattatgttatttttgtcaaaattagattAGACAAATTGATTTAACAAAAAAGAATCAAATCTCAAATCTTGaattggtctaaattaatattattttttttataaaaaattactacaATATCCTTATTATAGAGAATGATTAAAATACTCTTAAAAAATAAAGGACTAAAATTTaggattctcaaaattaatatatataatagaagtattttagtcattttctataataaggtattgtagtcattttctataaaaaaattaatattaatttagatcaattcaagatttgattcaccatttttcggtcaaatcaatttgtctagtctaattttgacaaaaataatacaatttaattgattatatatgttaaattttaattattaaaaaacatctttataAAAAGACGTTTTCAGCGTCTTTATCTAAGTGGCTCCCTTTATACAATTGATCTTAAATAGTATTTAGTGTCAACTCAAACTGGTGTTATATTTTTATCTAgacaaattaaaacttttttttttctattcggTTAAAATATATGCATAATCTATCTTAATTTTATACATGATAAAGTGGTGTATGTGTAAGAATAACACATTGTTTAAGATGATACAAATAGAAAAGTGGTATATATAAGGACAACattaattaaaaagtaaaattagtTGAGATGATAGTATGATACAAATTCTTGtgtacatttttttttttaaaagctaTAAATATCTTTTTATTAGAAGCAATATTTGATACCCTATAATAAGtgatatggttttttttttttttaagaataattTTCCTATATCCAAAActcgaatttaaaatttaaaaaccaCAAAATTGTGTAGATTTATATACTAATACTATCCTGACACTATTGCTATATAATTTTATAATCAGAATCTTTCTAGAATAAACACCACCCCTAtccatatccttttcaaaatgacTGAGATTgaactaattaataaaatatcgaTGGAggacacacacatatatatatatatatatatatatagaggctAGAGAATAGACAGAGTAGAGTACAAATAAGTCCACAAGGGAAGGATATTAGTAGTGGTAAACCAAGGGACAAACATTAGTCAGCCACTAAGAACTTGACAAAGATACTACGCAATACGCATCAAAAGACAAGATGATGAGTAATGGTTGGCAAATAGAACACAACAGAGCTGCAATACTAGCAATTTACTATCATGGACAAGATAACATACATACACTGTTTCTAATTGCATGAAAAAAAGAATAGTACAATTTTACAAcactattaaattaaaaataattataatttattaaattaatttaaataattgagatttggagtttaatattttaattttatgaaaTATTTGGTTTTCTATTACTATTCTTCCTTCTTATTTTATTAGAATTCCTACACTATCCAAATCCTAATTCCCAAAACAAAACCCTAATCTTAATATATTACACACACTCACCCTCATTATCTCCGAGCGTCGTCACACACACAAGAGAGAGAACGCAAACCAAAGGGAAGAGAGGGAAAGGATGAGGGTGtcgaaaaataaaagaacaaggcaCACACTTACGAAGAATATAAAATAAAGAGGAATGTATTGAATGTATTTGTGTGTTGTTATTTATGAAATaattacatatgtatttatactttTCTTTAACATCTAAACTTAATACATCCTAATAAACAAATGgtttaaattaaaactaaatatagACAACCTATTCAAACTGTGGTTTCTATTCGTTCTTAAATTATAACCATTAAGTTTATTTTTTAACATTCTCCTTTAAACTTGATAATTTTCTGACTCCAATCATAATCCTTAACTTTTGAAAAGCATCATATTATAGAGGTTTTGTGAAAATGTGAGTAACTTGATCAAGTGATTTCACATACTCAACCTCCACATGCATGTTTTCAATACATTGCCGAATGAAATGATACTTTGTTTCTATGTTCTTGTTTCTGTCGTGAAACACTGGATTCTTTGCTAGGGCAATCGCTGACTTATTCTCCATCATGATCTTGGTGGATTGATGATcgggtattttatacgctttttgatgttattttcttagtgtttttagtatattttgttaagtttattatgttttagtaggttttaatgcaaaattcactttttggataTTACTTTGagcttttgtatttttcttataattttaggtgaatttttggtgaatttggcaagttttggcaaagtctgattcagaggcaaagaaaggacaaTAGATGTTGTCAgatcctgacctccgtgcattcaaacgagcatttctagagttacagaggtccaaatgaagcgttctcaatggcgttggaaagctagcttccagagctttccagaaatatataatggtttatactttgctttggaaatgaaggcccaaaatgggcgttgaacgcccaaactactcCTTTtcgggcattcaacgccccaagaggacaGAGCCCagtgttgaatgcccaaaactggcgttcaacgccataaaGGGAGCAAGGCAGCGCACTCACACCCCCTAGTAGGCATTCAATGCCCACTCACTCAAGTTGgatgccaagctcagcccaaacattcaccaagtgggcccaaaagtaGATTTTCGCACCTTTTAGCTTAGTTTCTTTCATTActgtaatttctaattattattaatttctttttaagTTTAGTCATTAGTATAAATAAGGAGAGATCACCATTGTTTAGGATCTTCTCCACCACATTCGAACTACACACTTTATTTTCTGTACTGTGTGAGCGACTAAACCTcataggttaaggttaggagctctgctgattcctatggattaatgcaGTTACTTATAtacttcaatctatgcttgattctattctatgatgcattgtcattcttcatccttatgaatcttgattctacatgagttccttaCGAGTCCTGAACCGGATcatattgagctacagcttgagaatgcatcacgggttccaacaagttatcttggctaattggggtatgtgacataaaacctcgttagtcaggggtaattgaggttcctgtggctctaagggctagaaTTATAAGAACGTcagtctctgatccggaagatccgaccttgtttgtagcattttgagtaggatcatcaaagagattgaattgcgtgcacttcaccctctcccagattgatctagTCCGTTCGGATGTTTGGTTTGGACTTGAGGAGATTAATTACCACGACCAATAGCTTAATCatttacagccttgccattgaaggaatcattcatcTTTAAAGTAGTTGGTATGACATGTTAATCCAGAAGAAGAAGcacctccgaagccttaactgactTCTCATTACTGTCTTTATCTTAATTATTTATCGcttttgttattgcttgtttatgcgcctacaacaaccaaaaactatctttctattcgcctgactaagatatgcaggataaccacagcttgctcaatccaccaatcctcgtgggattcgaccctcactcacatgaggtattacttggacgatccggtgcacttgtcggtcagttgtgcgagtcacaaatttgcgcactaagtttttggcgccattgccggggattgtttgtgattgacaaaCTAACGGTTGTCTTGCTCCTTAGTTCAGGTACCTTTACgtgtttttctttttgtgtttcttgtttctttttcgaaaatttttttcaatccaaNNNNNNNNNNNNNNNNNNNNNNNNNNNNNNNNNNNNNNNNNNNNNNNNNNNNNNNNNNNNNNNNNNNNNNNNNNNNNNNNNNNNNNNNNNNNNNNNNNNNNNNNNNNNNNNNNNNNNNNNNNNNNNNNNNNNNNNNNNNNNNNNNNNNNNNNNNNNNNNNNNNNNNNNNNNNNNNNNNNNNNNNNNNNNNNNNNNNNNNNNNNNNNNNNNNNNNNNNNNNNNNNNNNNNNNNNNNNNNNNNNNNNNNNNNNNNNNNNNNNNNNNNNNNNNNNNNNNNNNNNNNNNNNNNNNNNNNNNNNNNNNNNNNNNNNNNNNNNNNNNNNNNNNNNNNNNNNNNNNNNNNNNNNNNNNNNNNNNNNNNNNNNNNNNNNNNNNNNNNNNNNNNNNNNNNNNNNNNNNNNNNNNNNNNNNNNNNNNNNNNNNNNNNNNNNNNNNNNNNNNNNNNNNNNNNNNNNNNNNNNNNNNNNNNNNNNNNNNNNNNNNNNNNNNNNNNNNNNNNNNNNNNNNNNNNNNNNNNNNNNNNNNNNNNNNNNNNNNNNNNNNNNNNNNNNNNNNNNNNNNNNNNNNNNNNNNNNNNNNNNNNNNNNNNNNNNNNNNNNNNNNNNNNNNNNNNNNNNNNNNNNNNNNNNNNNNNNNNNNNNNNNNNNNNNNNNNNNNNNNNNNNNNNNNNNNNNNNNNNNNNNNNNNNNNNNNNNNNNNNNNNNNNNNNNNNNNNNNNNNNNNNNNNNNNNNNNNNNNNNNNNNNNNNNNNNNNNNNNNNNNNNNNNNNNNNNNNNNNNNNNNNNNNNNNNNNNNNNNNNNNNNNNNNNNNNNNNNNNNNNNNNNNNNNNNNNNNNNNNNNNNNNNNNNNNNNNNNNNNNNNNNNNNNNNNNNNNNNNNNNNNNNNNNNNNNNNNNNNNNNNNNNNNNNNNNNNNNNNNNNNNNNNNNNNNNNNNNNNNNNNNNNNNNNNNNNNNNNNNNNNNNNNNNNNNNNNNNNNNNNNNNNNNNNNNNNNNNNNNNNNNNNNNaaccaaaattaaaaattttgaaattaaatgacacaatttaaaaagaaaaaacactaaaagataccaaatttaaagattttaaaaatcaaagacactaattttcgaaaaccatgaAAGAGAAAcaccaaaggacaccaaacttgaaaattttgaaatcaaacaagaaaaatagcaagaacagtTCGAACACTAAAGAAATAAAACAAGAACAATTTTTAAAGACTCAAGAAAAGAACAAAAACCAAAGTGCCACCAAACTTAAGACTTGACacaaaactcaaacaaaagaagAACAATGTTTTTTCaatccaatatatatatatatatatatatatatttcattttTAGTCATCATTGTTcttcttttgtttgagttttgtGTCAAGTCTTAAGTTTGGTGGCACTTTGGTTTTTGTTCTTTTCTTGAGTCTTTAAAAATTGTTCTTGTTTTATTTCTTTAGTGTTCGAactgttcttgctatttttcttgtttgatttcaaaattttcaagtttggtgtcctttggtgTTTCTCTTtcatggttttcgaaaattagtgtctttgatttttaaaatctttaaatttggtatcttttagtgttttttctttttaaattgtgtcatttaatttcaaaatttttaagtttggtatcttgttagttgtctttttgttttttttatttcttgtttatcttttatttcaaatctttatcttatcttttctttctttgattttcaaaatttcactATCTTACCTttcttttaaattcaatttttaattttagtatCTTGTTAGTTTTTCgttgttttaaaattttaaaaatcttttaattttaaaatcttatcttatcttgtttctctctctcttgactttttcaaattctcaaatttaaaatctttctttaacttccttttaatttcaaaactttttaaaataaaatcttttgtcttaaattttgaaatcttatcttatcttgtttcttttttttactttctctttttaatttttaaatttcaaagattcttttccaacttcttactttttaaaatttcaaatattttcaaaaattaaatcttttttcaaatcttttattttatttttaaatatttctaaattagttacttgtttgtttaattttaaaagtttgattctttctaattcttctctctctcttctctttcgaaaattctaattcctttctctctcatatttttcgaaaatctcttgtttctttctctctttaatttCGAAATTCTTCTCTTACCCTCTCCATTTTTGAAAacttctttttttaattaaaagattccttcttctcttttcttctttaccTATCTCTCTAacaaaggacctctatactgtgacatagagaatcttttattcttctcttcttggtttctttcttcttgtttatgaacaggagtagggataaagaacctctctttgattcGGATTCTGAACTTGAAAAGACCCTAAGAAGGCATCTGCAACAAGCTCAAGCTATCAGATCCGTAAGGAATCTAACAGGAGCTCTAGaataagaagttgaagaaacaACAATGGCAACCAATCCAGACAATGGGGGTAACGCAAGAAAGGTTCTAGGATCTTACACTACACCCAATTCTGACTTCTATGGGTGCAGCATCCCCATTCCTGTCATTggggcaaacaactttgagttgaagcctcaattgGTCACTCTGGTACAACAGAATTGTCAGTTTCATAGAATTCCACAGGAAGATCCAAACAAGTTCCTATCTAACTTTCTACAGATatatgacactgtcaagactaatggagtaaatccagaagtctacaagctcatgctctttccttttgcagTAAGAGACAGAGCAAGGCTATGGCTAGATTCTTAGCCTAAGGAAAGCTTAGATAGTtgggagaaggtggtcaatggattcttgaccaagttctttcaacctcaaaagctgagcaagcttagggtgaaagtacaaaccttcagacagaaagagggtgaatccctctatgaagcttggaaaagatacaagcaactaatcaggagatgtcctcctgagaTGATCTCAGATTGGACCATGTTAGATATTTTCTATGATAgcctatctgagatgtccaagatggcattggaccactctgcaggtggatcccttCACTTGAAAAAGACGCCTGAAGAGGCACAAgagcttattgacatggttgtCAACAACCAgtacatgtacacttctgaaaggaaccctatAAATAATGGGGCTACACAGAAGAGAGGCGTCCTAGAGGTAAGTACCTTGGACGCCATCTTGGCTCAAAATAAGCTCATGTTCCAGCAGATCAATATGATCACTCAGCACTTGAGTGGGATGCAGAGCTCAGAGGCCTACTGCCCAAAGACAGCCTATGAGGTGGACACTAGTGATAACACCTggaccaccatggaggaggttAACTACATGGGAAAACCCTCCAGAA from Arachis ipaensis cultivar K30076 chromosome B09, Araip1.1, whole genome shotgun sequence includes these protein-coding regions:
- the LOC107617133 gene encoding reticuline oxidase-like, with protein sequence MFNFNKILCLLCFPFLCFDLSHCTLSTTSSLVSDFTSCLANHNINNFTTFPYKDYDKSSAHDYFKILNFSIQNLRFAGGAVPKPVAIVLPESLEQLQRSVACCREFSFGIRVRCGGHSYEGTSSVSDDGSLFTIIDMMNLNHVWVDMETETAMVEGGATLGETYYAISRASNEHGFSAGSCPTVGVGGHIGGGGFGLLSRKHGLAADNVIDALLVDANGRLLSRESMGEDVFWSIRGGGGGIWGIVYAWKIKLLKVPQVVTAFAVSRNGTRNHVANLVHKWQNVAPNLDDDFYLSCFLGANLPEAKSLGISATFKGLFLGPKGIAMSIINHDFPELGILEQECVEMSWIESIVFFAGLSDGASVPDLKNRYLEDKEYFKAKSDFVKAHIPIEGIEIALEILEKEPKGLVILDPSGGKMHSISSDSIAYPHRKGNIFSIQYLIYWKEEDNDKSNDYIDWMKGFYDSMAPFVSWGPRAAYVNYMDFDLGVMNMIRFSNVKDAVDHARVWGEKYFLGNYDRLVKAKTLIDPNNVFTNEQGIPPLYFARPSGKAMSA